From Pseudoalteromonas rubra, one genomic window encodes:
- a CDS encoding diguanylate cyclase — translation MFEIVHSIESCTVLVVDDAKAIRKLVSAILKPVCRTVSFESAEIALKVCHKIKPDLIIMDINLEGMSGLQACKMLKSQPDLADIPLIFITSSQEPQVQEKCWDAGAVDFIEKPLVASTLVKRISTHLKYKVQADILTNQSFVDGLTELYNRRFFDIEIDRLLKDSLRRRVPLALLLIDIDFFKKFNDSQGHLEGDKALKDVTRQVSLCTQRPVDVVCRYGGEEIAVLLPDTSVHSAQEFASKVVQSVAKLAIAHPTSPYNFVTVSVGLSCTGSAKATTPAKLIEQADAALYNAKESGRNQYQASMAVPS, via the coding sequence ATGTTTGAAATTGTGCACAGTATCGAGAGTTGTACGGTATTGGTGGTGGATGATGCGAAAGCGATCCGCAAGTTGGTAAGTGCGATATTAAAGCCTGTTTGTCGCACGGTGAGCTTTGAAAGTGCAGAAATTGCCTTAAAAGTGTGCCACAAAATTAAACCTGACCTGATCATTATGGACATTAACCTGGAAGGCATGTCCGGCCTACAGGCTTGCAAAATGCTTAAATCACAACCTGACTTGGCTGATATCCCCTTGATTTTTATTACCTCAAGTCAGGAGCCCCAAGTGCAGGAAAAGTGCTGGGATGCAGGTGCCGTCGATTTCATAGAGAAGCCGTTAGTTGCCAGTACGCTGGTTAAACGGATCTCCACTCATCTGAAATACAAAGTACAGGCGGACATTCTTACTAACCAATCCTTCGTCGATGGCCTGACAGAGCTATATAACCGCCGTTTTTTCGATATTGAAATTGATCGCCTGTTGAAGGATAGCCTGCGCCGGCGAGTACCACTGGCATTACTGCTTATTGATATCGACTTCTTTAAAAAATTCAATGACAGTCAGGGGCACCTTGAAGGAGATAAAGCGTTGAAAGACGTGACCCGACAAGTGTCGTTGTGCACTCAGCGTCCGGTCGATGTGGTGTGTCGTTATGGCGGTGAAGAAATCGCCGTGTTACTGCCCGATACATCAGTACATAGCGCGCAGGAATTTGCCTCTAAGGTTGTGCAAAGTGTGGCAAAGCTCGCCATTGCTCATCCAACATCGCCCTATAACTTTGTCACTGTGAGTGTGGGTTTATCCTGCACGGGCAGTGCAAAAGCCACTACGCCGGCCAAGCTCATTGAGCAAGCTGATGCTGCTTTGTACAATGCCAAAGAATCTGGACGCAATCAGTATCAGGCCAGTATGGCTGTTCCCTCTTAA
- a CDS encoding metal-dependent hydrolase, producing MTPSAHLMMSWLCGASTLTTKRERIFITVAGLTPDLDGAGLLIDWLSGTTRYYQQWHHIYGHNLLFAIGIATCAGLLARTRRGCVWLMSFIAIHLHLFTDLIGSKGPDGYQWPIQYFYPFNDTGFTWQGQWALNAWQNQLIWLLLLLVCIGYIKRKNISFFELFGDKLDSAARALCTRLLSRYTRQ from the coding sequence ATGACACCCAGTGCACACCTTATGATGAGCTGGCTATGCGGTGCCAGCACACTGACTACAAAACGTGAACGTATATTCATTACTGTCGCTGGCTTAACCCCGGATCTGGACGGTGCAGGACTGCTCATTGACTGGCTCTCGGGGACAACCCGATACTATCAACAATGGCATCATATCTATGGCCACAACCTGTTGTTTGCGATAGGTATTGCAACCTGTGCCGGATTGCTGGCACGTACCCGGCGAGGGTGCGTTTGGCTGATGTCGTTTATCGCCATCCATTTGCATTTATTCACCGACTTAATTGGTTCCAAAGGGCCAGATGGCTATCAATGGCCCATCCAGTACTTTTACCCATTCAACGACACCGGATTTACCTGGCAAGGCCAGTGGGCACTGAATGCCTGGCAAAACCAGCTAATATGGTTGCTGCTCTTACTGGTGTGCATTGGCTATATAAAACGTAAAAACATCTCTTTCTTCGAGCTCTTTGGCGATAAACTGGATAGTGCAGCGCGTGCACTGTGCACCAGATTATTGTCAAGATACACCAGACAGTGA
- a CDS encoding alkaline phosphatase D family protein: MKTIRLLLSISTVFSSFHVLSAPEVHYDQCQNTFNYLGANYQGTTDKNNSGSQWCYLKQTTDGSSWGNVRVETIPAFTTVSGKSCKIPSSYQGEQFYGCSTRNHSAPWCYVDEQGSWEECATQAPAPLMSHTHPKPEKRLDRVALGSCFKTKGDMPAALARLIGHKPDLFFWLGDNIYADTEDMSTMRQKYDDKKRNADYQKFLAAEIPVMATWDDHDFGRNNDGKHYPKRAESQQEYLRHFDAKADDPRLNGQAGIYEAKILGQKGEQTHVITLDARYFRSPTFASYGACEGDATTILGEQQWQWLEKELSKPSEIKLIASGIQVLPPLYQGRNRNNYCAFGDGKKFEQAISNLQESDMSGTSYESWAEVPLERERLLRLVQKSINAGNAKAVIFLSGDQHWGELLQKDIPASNEHGSVARVYEVTASGFGQNWPYHIENPLRLPVYADTKGDGNYNKQCKFPAKYAAVTYQGCITRDHDKSWCYTEVDESGNGVKGEWGNCAGSGATIPTGQVGVVSADIADLTTSNRHLINKSGSNYGMLDIDWQKRTIKMSIETAEEEAVSTIITF; the protein is encoded by the coding sequence ATGAAGACAATACGCTTACTACTCAGCATCAGCACTGTATTTAGCAGCTTCCATGTCCTGAGTGCCCCAGAAGTGCATTACGACCAGTGTCAGAACACATTTAACTATTTGGGTGCCAATTATCAGGGCACAACTGATAAAAATAACTCTGGTAGCCAGTGGTGCTATCTCAAACAAACCACTGATGGCTCCAGCTGGGGCAATGTCCGGGTTGAAACCATCCCCGCATTTACCACAGTCTCCGGAAAAAGCTGTAAAATACCCTCCAGCTATCAGGGTGAACAGTTTTACGGCTGCTCTACACGCAATCACAGTGCCCCCTGGTGTTATGTTGACGAACAGGGAAGCTGGGAAGAGTGTGCAACACAAGCACCGGCTCCCCTGATGAGCCACACGCACCCGAAACCAGAGAAGCGCCTGGATCGTGTCGCGCTGGGTTCCTGCTTTAAAACAAAAGGAGACATGCCTGCTGCTCTGGCACGCCTAATAGGACATAAGCCCGATCTATTTTTCTGGCTAGGTGACAATATTTACGCTGACACCGAAGACATGAGCACTATGCGCCAAAAATATGATGATAAGAAGCGCAATGCAGACTACCAAAAGTTTCTGGCTGCTGAAATTCCGGTTATGGCCACCTGGGATGACCATGACTTTGGCCGTAATAATGACGGTAAACACTATCCTAAACGTGCCGAAAGCCAGCAGGAGTATTTACGCCATTTTGATGCCAAAGCGGACGACCCCAGACTAAACGGTCAGGCAGGGATCTATGAAGCGAAAATTCTGGGACAAAAAGGCGAACAAACCCATGTGATCACGCTAGATGCGCGTTATTTTCGTTCGCCTACCTTTGCCAGCTATGGTGCCTGTGAAGGCGATGCGACTACGATTCTGGGTGAACAACAGTGGCAATGGCTGGAAAAAGAGCTCAGCAAGCCATCTGAAATCAAGTTAATTGCCAGTGGAATACAGGTTTTGCCTCCTTTATATCAGGGTCGCAATCGGAATAACTATTGTGCCTTTGGAGATGGTAAAAAGTTCGAGCAGGCAATAAGTAACCTGCAAGAATCCGACATGTCGGGTACTAGTTACGAATCCTGGGCTGAAGTCCCTCTGGAACGCGAACGCCTGCTGAGGTTGGTACAAAAGTCGATCAATGCAGGTAATGCAAAAGCAGTGATCTTCTTATCTGGCGACCAACACTGGGGAGAGCTACTACAAAAAGATATTCCTGCCAGCAATGAACATGGCAGCGTGGCCAGAGTTTATGAGGTGACGGCTTCCGGGTTTGGACAAAACTGGCCATATCACATCGAAAACCCGTTGCGTTTGCCTGTCTATGCCGATACCAAAGGAGATGGTAACTACAACAAACAGTGCAAATTTCCTGCTAAATATGCTGCGGTAACCTATCAGGGGTGCATTACCCGAGATCATGACAAATCCTGGTGTTACACCGAAGTAGATGAAAGCGGCAATGGCGTTAAAGGTGAATGGGGTAATTGTGCTGGCAGTGGCGCAACCATACCTACAGGTCAGGTTGGCGTTGTCAGTGCAGACATCGCAGATCTCACTACCAGTAACCGTCACTTAATCAATAAGTCTGGCAGTAACTATGGCATGCTGGATATAGACTGGCAAAAACGGACCATTAAGATGTCGATAGAAACAGCTGAGGAAGAAGCAGTGTCGACTATCATTACATTTTAG
- the hrpB gene encoding ATP-dependent helicase HrpB has protein sequence MSSALPIQAVYNELVSQLTTQPRVLLQAPPGAGKSTWLPLQLMLDGHFKRIIMLEPRRLAARNIAGFLAAQLGESVGERVGLRIRQEVKVSDRTQLEIVTEGTLTRLLQADPELDGVDLLIFDEFHERSLAADTALAFALESQMALRDDLHVLVMSATLDSERYQQFLTCPLVRSDGRSFPIDKIYVPLKDESRWLEHIPAMVRKALNEQTGSILVFLPGKKEIRYVSDALRDTFSAQPELMLATLSGDQDKQAQQAAIEPAPTGMRKVVLTTNVAETSLTIEGIRIVVDSGKRRAAHYNLRTGVSELVTQSISRSSAVQRAGRAGRIEAGVVYRLGSKALFERRDAHDRADILCSDLSGLMLEAKVWGSEVSELALLDKPTEAQLSKAQALLRSLELIDDRDRVTVLGKQVQSLGADPRYGHMLLKSKELEADYPGITRLGCYFIALLESRVSISAELSIALQQQAQNPHGAFRHQLSYWLRRAQLHQAQGELAIEHLPVVIALAFPDRLAKRRGQGWVLANGAGVNAHKEYWLDANYLAIADLGGHKGQQIFSATAFDPKQLYAALPYLFAEQDVCEFEHKSGQFIHEHRICLGHWVYIAKPATGPVDTALRTQAWLTLVRQQGLLIFNGYADCEDLLTRMTLAQRLYPEEFRALDEQSLLVRLESWLGPYLDNIKQLPQLKKLDLHAALLSTLEWTQQQRLNALLPQRITVPSGSNIRIQYQLDGPARLAVKMQEVYGMSHSPILCEGRLPVLMELLSPAQRPLQLTQDLAHFWQSSYREVQKEMKGRYPKHFWPDDPATAQATNRVKSRM, from the coding sequence ATGAGCTCAGCGCTACCCATTCAGGCCGTCTACAATGAACTTGTCTCGCAATTAACTACGCAGCCCCGCGTTTTGTTACAGGCCCCTCCTGGTGCTGGTAAGTCCACCTGGCTGCCGCTACAGCTCATGTTGGATGGGCACTTTAAGCGTATCATTATGCTAGAACCCAGGCGTCTGGCAGCCCGTAATATTGCGGGCTTTCTTGCCGCACAACTGGGCGAGTCTGTAGGTGAGCGTGTGGGATTGCGGATCCGTCAGGAAGTCAAAGTCTCTGATCGCACTCAACTTGAAATTGTCACCGAAGGCACATTAACGCGTTTGCTTCAGGCTGACCCTGAACTGGATGGCGTTGACTTACTGATTTTTGATGAATTTCATGAGCGCTCTTTGGCGGCAGATACCGCGTTGGCGTTTGCGCTGGAGTCGCAAATGGCGTTGCGCGATGACCTGCATGTACTGGTGATGTCAGCGACGCTGGACAGTGAACGGTATCAACAATTTCTAACATGTCCTCTGGTGCGTTCTGATGGACGTAGCTTTCCTATTGATAAAATTTATGTGCCGTTAAAAGATGAAAGCCGTTGGCTTGAACATATCCCGGCGATGGTACGCAAGGCCCTGAATGAGCAGACTGGCAGCATTTTAGTGTTCTTACCTGGAAAGAAAGAAATTCGCTATGTCTCAGATGCGTTGCGGGATACCTTTAGTGCTCAACCGGAGCTGATGTTAGCCACATTGTCAGGTGATCAGGACAAACAAGCTCAGCAGGCTGCCATTGAGCCTGCACCAACGGGCATGCGCAAAGTGGTGCTGACGACGAATGTTGCCGAAACTTCCCTGACCATAGAAGGGATCCGCATCGTTGTGGACAGCGGCAAGCGCCGGGCAGCTCACTATAATTTGCGCACGGGTGTCAGTGAGCTGGTTACGCAGTCCATTTCACGCAGTTCGGCGGTGCAACGTGCCGGGCGTGCAGGTCGTATTGAGGCAGGAGTGGTATACCGTTTGGGTAGTAAGGCTTTGTTTGAGCGTCGTGATGCCCATGATCGGGCGGACATTCTGTGCAGTGATCTGAGTGGTCTGATGTTGGAGGCTAAGGTGTGGGGTAGTGAGGTATCTGAACTGGCTTTGCTGGATAAGCCGACAGAGGCTCAGCTGTCTAAAGCGCAAGCCTTGTTACGTAGCCTGGAGTTAATTGATGACCGTGACCGCGTTACGGTGCTGGGAAAACAGGTTCAGTCATTGGGAGCAGACCCCAGATACGGCCATATGTTATTAAAGTCAAAAGAGCTTGAAGCCGATTACCCGGGGATAACTCGCCTGGGCTGTTATTTTATCGCACTGCTGGAAAGCCGAGTGTCAATATCTGCTGAGTTGAGTATCGCATTACAACAACAAGCGCAAAACCCACATGGTGCTTTTCGTCATCAGCTGTCGTATTGGTTGCGTCGGGCACAACTGCACCAAGCACAAGGGGAGCTCGCGATTGAACATCTGCCTGTCGTGATTGCGCTGGCATTTCCCGACCGTCTTGCGAAACGTCGCGGGCAGGGCTGGGTGTTAGCTAATGGTGCCGGGGTGAATGCGCACAAAGAATATTGGCTGGATGCTAATTATCTGGCAATTGCAGATCTCGGCGGTCACAAAGGGCAGCAAATCTTCAGTGCAACGGCATTCGATCCTAAACAATTATACGCTGCGTTGCCCTATTTGTTTGCTGAGCAGGATGTGTGTGAGTTCGAGCATAAGTCAGGGCAGTTCATCCACGAGCACCGCATTTGTCTCGGTCATTGGGTGTATATTGCTAAACCCGCAACGGGGCCGGTCGACACGGCACTGCGTACTCAAGCCTGGTTAACCCTGGTACGTCAGCAAGGCTTGCTGATTTTTAATGGCTATGCAGATTGCGAAGATTTACTAACCCGAATGACGCTGGCTCAGCGGCTCTACCCGGAGGAGTTTCGGGCTCTGGATGAACAGAGTTTGCTGGTGCGTCTTGAGTCGTGGCTTGGTCCTTATTTGGATAATATTAAGCAGTTACCTCAGCTGAAAAAGCTCGATCTTCATGCTGCTTTGTTGAGTACTTTGGAGTGGACACAACAGCAGCGCCTTAACGCGTTACTGCCTCAGCGTATTACGGTTCCCAGTGGATCAAATATACGTATTCAGTATCAGCTTGATGGACCTGCTCGTCTGGCGGTAAAAATGCAGGAAGTGTATGGCATGAGTCACAGTCCAATATTGTGTGAAGGGCGTTTACCTGTGCTGATGGAGTTACTTTCTCCCGCTCAGCGGCCACTGCAATTGACTCAGGACTTAGCCCATTTCTGGCAATCCAGTTATCGTGAAGTACAAAAAGAAATGAAAGGGCGCTATCCAAAACATTTCTGGCCAGATGATCCGGCAACCGCTCAGGCTACTAATCGGGTGAAGAGTCGAATGTAG